From the genome of Bacteroidales bacterium:
CAGAACTTTAGCGGACTTGATTTGAACAACCTGCAACTCGAGGTTTTATCAGGTCCTCCCGGGTGTGACGTGAACTTCACCCCGGTAGCCAATTTACCGGGTAATTCGCTGGCAACGATGAGTTACTCCATCACTGCAAATGAGATTACCATCGGCAGTCAATATGAGGAAGTCAAGCTGCAACTTACTTCATCTGAAGGGACAAAGTACAGATTCAGTGCATGGTTCTACTCAAGGGCAACCATGGGAAATCTTAAACTCAATCCTGTATCTCTGAACAAGACTATGGTAAGCGGAGCAATTAATTATGCCGAGTTTCAGGTAACTAACAATGGCCTTGATTCCACCGGTGTGATCAGCGTTTTATTACCGCAAAATAACTGGATGTCGCTGGCAAATAATAACAGCACCATTGCATCGCTTGCCCCCGGGCAGTCTGCCGTAGTGACGCTAAAACTGATCCCGGGTAATGACCTTCAGCTGAATAACCCGATTACCGGGCAAATTGCGCTCTCGGGTACGAACTCCAACAGTGTCGGCCTTCCGTTCTCTTTTGAACCTGTTTCGCTGGAAACCGGAAATTTCCTTGTGGATGTGGTGGACGAATATACCTACAATACCGAAGCCGCCCCACACTTAGAGGGCGCAACAGTTGTTTTTTCCCATCCTTATACAGGGCAGATTATCAGGCAGGGAACAACAGATGCAAACGGGCATTTCCTTGCAGAGGATATCAATGAAGGATATTACAACCTGAGGGTATCAGCACCTCAACATGCCAATTATCAGAATCTGATTTATGTCGAGAAGGCCGTTACCACCACACAAGTGGTCTTCATTGCTTTCCAGGCGATTACTTATTCCTGGCAGGTTGTTCCTACAACAATTGAGGATGAATACGAAATCACGCTGGTAGCCGTATTTGAAACGAATGTGCCGGCGCCGGTAGTGACAATGAGCATGCCTGATACCATCCCGCAATTAAATTTCGGAGAGGTATTCCCATTTATCCTGGTAATGACCAACCATGGATTGATCACAGCCCAGGATGTTGTGGTGGAGTTCCCTGAGGATGATGAATATGAATTTATTGCCAACGTAAATATGCTTGATATCCTGCCACAATCGGCGGTACAAATACCGGTAATTGTTCAGCGCAGAGACCCAAATAAATCTTCAGGTCGTAGCTCTAATTGCTCTGATTTTGCTATTGGAAGTTATAAATTTGAATGTGGTCCTGATGATCAGTTGCGACTTGTTATGGCAACTGTCTATTATAAAGGAAGATACTGTGGTGGTACTGGCGGTCCGGGTGGACCTGGCGGTGGATGGTGCTGGTGGTGTGGTGGCGGAGGTCCGGGTGGTCCTGGTGGTCCTGGTGGTGGAGGAATAGTGGATCCGATTGAAATTCCTACTGTTCCTTATCAGCAAAGCAACGTTGGCTGTGATCCCTGCCTGGCTGAATTTCTGAATGCGCTTTGGAGTTGTTCACCCATACCAAATATTGGTATCGGTGGAGCCCAAATTGGGTTAGATGGAAAACTCAGCGATGCCTGGGCAATTATCAAGCCACTCAAAGACCTGTTGAAAAAGTTGAAATGTGCATGGAATATTGGTTGGTCTATTGGTTGTAAAATCAATAATACATTTTTCAATAAATCTGTTGGTAAAGAAGGTCCGCCAGAGTTGGTTCAGGCTGAGGAAGATATGTACTATGTTGATAAGGGTTTTGCTGCCACTGAGAATATTGCCCTCGAGATTTATCAAAATGAGTTACTAATGGAACGCGAAAGCTTTGGAATTTTTAATGACTCGGTGTTTTACAATCTTGAAAATCAGATAGCAGTTGATGCCATCAGGCAGGCTGAGTTGCTGAATACTTTTGCTGATTCTGATATCCCGCCAAGCGAGATTCAGGGCTTTTTCAGTCGTTGGAATACTTCGATGGAAGCATGGGATCTGGGATTTTATTCTCCGACACCCGATTATCCAAACATTATTGATACCTTGCTGCTTTACAATTACACCCTGAGTTATGATACCGCGCTCAATTACGCCATAGGTCGTGGCTATTCATCCATAGAGGCTTTATACAACGCTGCATACGAGATTGTTGCAGGTTACACAGAAGAAGAATCAAGTGCAGTTTGTGCTACTGTTACGGTTCAGTTTTCTCAACAGTTGACTATGACGCGTGAAGCTTTTGAGGGTACTTTGACCATTTTCAACGGGCACGATACGGATGCGATGGAGAACATTTTATTGGATCTCGAAATCAAGGATGAGGAAGGCTTTATCCGGAATGATTTATTTCAGATCAACACTCAGTCGCTAAATCAGATCACGGGCATCGACGGCAGCGGAGTGCTCGATGCTCAGGTGGAAGGAACGGCCGTGATTCTCTTTATTCCCGAGCGCGGCGCTGCACCTGATGTTCCCAGGTATTATTCCTTTGGTGGAACGTTGTCTTATTTAGATCCGTTTACCGGGGAGATTTTTGAGCAACCATTGTTCCCTGTGACCCTGCAGGTCAATCCAAGTCCTGATTTGTACATCGATTACTTTATGCAGCGCGACATTTATGGCGATGATGCATTGACCGAGCCTATCGAGCCGATGATTCCGGCTGAGTTGGCGGTGATGATTGACAACCGCGGCGCCGGAACAGCCTTTAGTGTGAACATCGAATCGGCGCAGCCCGAGATTATCGAGAATGAGAAAGGCCTGCTGATCGATTTCAACATTGTAGGTTCAAGCCTGAGTGGCCAGCCTACACAACTTGGACTGCTTAATGTTGACTTTGGCGACATTCCAGGCGGAGACATCAGGGTAGGGCAGTGGTGGTTTACCAGCACCTTGCTGGGTCACTTCATCTCCTACGAAGTATCAGTGAACCACTTAAGCAGTTATGGTAACCCCGATCTGAGCCTGATTAGTGAGGTGAATGTCCATGAGTTGA
Proteins encoded in this window:
- a CDS encoding carboxypeptidase regulatory-like domain-containing protein — translated: QNFSGLDLNNLQLEVLSGPPGCDVNFTPVANLPGNSLATMSYSITANEITIGSQYEEVKLQLTSSEGTKYRFSAWFYSRATMGNLKLNPVSLNKTMVSGAINYAEFQVTNNGLDSTGVISVLLPQNNWMSLANNNSTIASLAPGQSAVVTLKLIPGNDLQLNNPITGQIALSGTNSNSVGLPFSFEPVSLETGNFLVDVVDEYTYNTEAAPHLEGATVVFSHPYTGQIIRQGTTDANGHFLAEDINEGYYNLRVSAPQHANYQNLIYVEKAVTTTQVVFIAFQAITYSWQVVPTTIEDEYEITLVAVFETNVPAPVVTMSMPDTIPQLNFGEVFPFILVMTNHGLITAQDVVVEFPEDDEYEFIANVNMLDILPQSAVQIPVIVQRRDPNKSSGRSSNCSDFAIGSYKFECGPDDQLRLVMATVYYKGRYCGGTGGPGGPGGGWCWWCGGGGPGGPGGPGGGGIVDPIEIPTVPYQQSNVGCDPCLAEFLNALWSCSPIPNIGIGGAQIGLDGKLSDAWAIIKPLKDLLKKLKCAWNIGWSIGCKINNTFFNKSVGKEGPPELVQAEEDMYYVDKGFAATENIALEIYQNELLMERESFGIFNDSVFYNLENQIAVDAIRQAELLNTFADSDIPPSEIQGFFSRWNTSMEAWDLGFYSPTPDYPNIIDTLLLYNYTLSYDTALNYAIGRGYSSIEALYNAAYEIVAGYTEEESSAVCATVTVQFSQQLTMTREAFEGTLTIFNGHDTDAMENILLDLEIKDEEGFIRNDLFQINTQSLNQITGIDGSGVLDAQVEGTAVILFIPERGAAPDVPRYYSFGGTLSYLDPFTGEIFEQPLFPVTLQVNPSPDLYIDYFMQRDIYGDDALTEPIEPMIPAELAVMIDNRGAGTAFSVNIESAQPEIIENEKGLLIDFNIVGSSLSGQPTQLGLLNVDFGDIPGGDIRVGQWWFTSTLLGHFISYEVSVNHLSSYGNPDLSLISEVNVHELIKGVRVYGPLDDSIGDFLVNDIPDTDDIPDALYYSSGIVAPVYQANSATVDGPVSLNDLEIELTVTPFVTGWNYIKINDPGN